The genomic segment ACCGCGAGATCGACGTCTCCCGGAACCCCGCCGCGGCGCGCGAGGTGGTGCGCAAGTCGGGCCAGATGGGCGTTCCCGTCATCGATGTCAACGGCCAGATCATCGTCGGCTTCGACCGCGCGCGCCTGGTCCGAGCCCTGGGACTCCACGAATAGTCGCCGGCCGCGCCGCCGGGCCCGTCGCGGCCCGGCGGCCGCGCGCCCGCCGGAGCCGACGCCAGCGAAGGAGGCTGAGCGCATGAAGATCAAGCCCGTCGACGACCGCCTTCTCGTCCGGCCCATCCACGAAGAGGAGAAGACCGCCTCGGGCCTCTACCTGCCCGACACCGCCAGGGAGAAGCCCCAGGAGGGCGAAGTCCTGGCCGTGGGCACCGACGAGGAGCTGCAGAAGATCTTCAAGGTCGGCGACCACGTGCTCTTCGCCCGTTACGGGGGCAACGAGATCAAGCTGGACGGGGAGACGCACCTGATCCTGAGCCGCTCCGACGTCCTGGCCATCCTCGAGAAGGAGTGAGGCGCCCCAGGGCGCCGCGCGGCAGCGGGTGCCCGGCCCCGGACCGGCGGGGGTGAGCG from the Bacillota bacterium genome contains:
- a CDS encoding glutathione S-transferase N-terminal domain-containing protein; this translates as MRVAVLVYTTPSCPYCRATKRFLAERKVPYREIDVSRNPAAAREVVRKSGQMGVPVIDVNGQIIVGFDRARLVRALGLHE
- a CDS encoding co-chaperone GroES, with the protein product MKIKPVDDRLLVRPIHEEEKTASGLYLPDTAREKPQEGEVLAVGTDEELQKIFKVGDHVLFARYGGNEIKLDGETHLILSRSDVLAILEKE